The DNA window GAGCCTCCTGCCACTTGGTCGGCCTGTCAAGGGCCCCAGGGGTGCCCACAACCGCCACTTTAACGCTGCCGCAGGTGTAGACTCTCAGCTCGTCAACGAGCCAGTCCACCTGCTGGTACCTTCTCCTCAGCTCGTCCCACCTGTCCTGGAACTCGTCGTTGCCAAACGTAGCAACTATCTTAACGTTAAACCTCTCCTCTATGGCTCTGAACACGGACTCAGCCATGGCGACGTTGCCCCTGTCGACTATGTCGCCCGCCAGGAGGAAGAGGCATGGGCTCTTCCCCAGGCCCGCGAGCGACTCCGTGAATTCCTTGAGGTACTCTGGCGAGTGAATGTCGGACGAGGCCAGCAGTCTCAGCTCCAAGGGCCCTCCCAGCTGAATGCTAGCTCAGGGAATTTTATTGTGTGGTTATAACTGCGTGTACTGGCATCTAATGGAGGGCCTGTGATGGGCGATGGGCAGCCCGAGCGGTGAGGTCAAACGACTTCCTGAGGCCCGCATTGGTTAATAACGCGCTCAAGGCCCCCCTTCTAAGGTTGAGCGCCTTGGAGCGCGTCGCTGACCCCGTGGAGCAGGCAACGGCTGTGCTCTCGAAGTACCCGCTGTGCGATAGGTGCCTTGGAAGGCTCTTCGCGGGCCTGGGGCGAGGCCTTAGCAACGCCGAGAGGGGCAGGGCGCTGAAGCTCTCAATTCTTATGAGGATCCATGCGGCCGCCCTCGCGGGCCAGGCGCCAGGCTACGCCAAGGAGGTGCTGACCAACATGGGCCAGACGGCTGAGGGGCTATATGAGCAACTCTTCGGCTCTAGGCCTGAGAGGAGGGCCTGCTACATCTGCAACGACAAGCTTGATGAGTTCCTTGAGAGCACGCCAGAGAAGGTAGCGAGGGCCGTGAGGGAGTGGGGAGGGACTACATTTCTGGTCGGGGCCTCTGTTGACCCGGAAGTGGTGCAGCGCGAGGAGAAGCTGAAGGCCGAGTTCAAGCTGGCCCTTGGGGAGTCCATAAAGTCGGAGATCAAGAGAG is part of the Acidilobus sp. 7A genome and encodes:
- a CDS encoding metallophosphoesterase — encoded protein: MELRLLASSDIHSPEYLKEFTESLAGLGKSPCLFLLAGDIVDRGNVAMAESVFRAIEERFNVKIVATFGNDEFQDRWDELRRRYQQVDWLVDELRVYTCGSVKVAVVGTPGALDRPTKWQEAHIKGIEEVYRRRVEVVRGLIREAKKSADVTVLLSHYALARGNLKGEDPRFYANLYSSRLERVIAEERPTIAVHGHAHKGSRFTVVAGVPVYNVAFPLNRAPVWVREVKAGLEAFFS